The Manis javanica isolate MJ-LG chromosome 4, MJ_LKY, whole genome shotgun sequence genome contains a region encoding:
- the ENDOV gene encoding endonuclease V isoform X7, producing the protein MQRRRTLCHGPGGGGAAAGGNPVALETGASPAEGPRRGPGHGGVAAGPCLLGPAEGRGRGCVLCEGRQCQRVCLPGGAQLPRAGGFLAFREVPFLVDAVRRLQEREPHLMPQAGPSCGWKRCAPPPRLWGGLPPRHPHRPALCRGGQETAAGGWAGEQRPAQGEDTTSTSWGRHVSSDGRLRDHPGHGEPGGSCAPDPRVLQVPDSRACAAGRHPLPRLHPQDPGSPQGPHSRTREEPEGAEPKGSVPQGRLRRGHR; encoded by the exons ATGCAGAGGCGCCGGACGCTGTGCCATGGCCCGGGAGGCGGCGGGGCGGCCGCCGGAGGAAACCCTGTTGCTCTGGAAACG GGAGCAAGCCCAGCTGAAGGCCCGCGTCGTGGACCGGGACACGGAGGCGTGGCAGCGGGACCCTGCCTTCTCGGGCCTGCAGAGGGTCGGGGGCGTGGATGTGTCCTTTGTGAAGGGCGACAGTGTCAACGCGTGTGCCTCCCTGGTGGTGCTCAGCTACCCCGAGCTGGAG GCTTCCTGGCCTTCCGAGAGGTGCCCTTCCTGGTGGACGCAGTGCGGCGGCTGCAGGAGAGGGAGCCTCACCTCATGCCCCAGGCAG GTCCTTCTTGTGGATGGAAACGGTGTGCTCCACCACCGAG GCTTTGGGGTGGCCTGCCACCTCGGCATCCTCACAGACCTGCCCTGTGTCGGGGTGGCCAAGAAACTGCTGCAGGTGGATGGGCTGGAGAACAACGCCCTGCACAAGGAGAAG ATACGACTTCTACGAGCTGGGGGAGACACGTTTCCTCTGATGGGAGGCTCCGGGACCATCCTGGGCATG GTGAGCCTGGAGGCAGCTGTGCGCCTGACCCGAGGGTGCTGCAAGTTCCGGATTCCAGAGCCTGTGCGGCAG GCCGACATCCGCTCCCGAGACTACATCCGCAGGACCCTGGGAGTCCCCAGGGCCCCCACTCCAGGACAAGAGAG GAGCCAGAAGGCGCAGAACCCAAGGGGAGTGTGCCCCAAGGGAGGCTCAGAAGAGGCCACAGGTGA
- the ENDOV gene encoding endonuclease V isoform X4 — translation MAREAAGRPPEETLLLWKREQAQLKARVVDRDTEAWQRDPAFSGLQRVGGVDVSFVKGDSVNACASLVVLSYPELEVVYEDCRMVSLTAPYMSGFLAFREVPFLVDAVRRLQEREPHLMPQVLLVDGNGVLHHRGFGVACHLGILTDLPCVGVAKKLLQVDGLENNALHKEKIRLLRAGGDTFPLMGGSGTILGMADIRSRDYIRRTLGVPRAPTPGQERSQKAQNPRGVCPKGGSEEATGEGRPPEGHSTQESRDKGTGGAKLDATKTGCPASPVRQ, via the exons ATGGCCCGGGAGGCGGCGGGGCGGCCGCCGGAGGAAACCCTGTTGCTCTGGAAACG GGAGCAAGCCCAGCTGAAGGCCCGCGTCGTGGACCGGGACACGGAGGCGTGGCAGCGGGACCCTGCCTTCTCGGGCCTGCAGAGGGTCGGGGGCGTGGATGTGTCCTTTGTGAAGGGCGACAGTGTCAACGCGTGTGCCTCCCTGGTGGTGCTCAGCTACCCCGAGCTGGAG GTGGTGTACGAGGACTGCCGGATGGTTAGCCTGACGGCTCCCTACATGTCAGGCTTCCTGGCCTTCCGAGAGGTGCCCTTCCTGGTGGACGCAGTGCGGCGGCTGCAGGAGAGGGAGCCTCACCTCATGCCCCAG GTCCTTCTTGTGGATGGAAACGGTGTGCTCCACCACCGAG GCTTTGGGGTGGCCTGCCACCTCGGCATCCTCACAGACCTGCCCTGTGTCGGGGTGGCCAAGAAACTGCTGCAGGTGGATGGGCTGGAGAACAACGCCCTGCACAAGGAGAAG ATACGACTTCTACGAGCTGGGGGAGACACGTTTCCTCTGATGGGAGGCTCCGGGACCATCCTGGGCATG GCCGACATCCGCTCCCGAGACTACATCCGCAGGACCCTGGGAGTCCCCAGGGCCCCCACTCCAGGACAAGAGAG GAGCCAGAAGGCGCAGAACCCAAGGGGAGTGTGCCCCAAGGGAGGCTCAGAAGAGGCCACAGGTGAAGGCAGGCCTCCCGAGGGCCACAGCACCCAGGAGTCGCGGGACAAGGGCACGGGTGGAGCAAAGCTGGACGCCACGAAGACAGGCTGCCCCGCGTCCCCTGTTCGGCAGTAG
- the ENDOV gene encoding endonuclease V isoform X1 has translation MAREAAGRPPEETLLLWKREQAQLKARVVDRDTEAWQRDPAFSGLQRVGGVDVSFVKGDSVNACASLVVLSYPELEVVYEDCRMVSLTAPYMSGFLAFREVPFLVDAVRRLQEREPHLMPQVLLVDGNGVLHHRGFGVACHLGILTDLPCVGVAKKLLQVDGLENNALHKEKIRLLRAGGDTFPLMGGSGTILGMALKSHDHSTKPLYVSVGHKVSLEAAVRLTRGCCKFRIPEPVRQADIRSRDYIRRTLGVPRAPTPGQERSQKAQNPRGVCPKGGSEEATGEGRPPEGHSTQESRDKGTGGAKLDATKTGCPASPVRQ, from the exons ATGGCCCGGGAGGCGGCGGGGCGGCCGCCGGAGGAAACCCTGTTGCTCTGGAAACG GGAGCAAGCCCAGCTGAAGGCCCGCGTCGTGGACCGGGACACGGAGGCGTGGCAGCGGGACCCTGCCTTCTCGGGCCTGCAGAGGGTCGGGGGCGTGGATGTGTCCTTTGTGAAGGGCGACAGTGTCAACGCGTGTGCCTCCCTGGTGGTGCTCAGCTACCCCGAGCTGGAG GTGGTGTACGAGGACTGCCGGATGGTTAGCCTGACGGCTCCCTACATGTCAGGCTTCCTGGCCTTCCGAGAGGTGCCCTTCCTGGTGGACGCAGTGCGGCGGCTGCAGGAGAGGGAGCCTCACCTCATGCCCCAG GTCCTTCTTGTGGATGGAAACGGTGTGCTCCACCACCGAG GCTTTGGGGTGGCCTGCCACCTCGGCATCCTCACAGACCTGCCCTGTGTCGGGGTGGCCAAGAAACTGCTGCAGGTGGATGGGCTGGAGAACAACGCCCTGCACAAGGAGAAG ATACGACTTCTACGAGCTGGGGGAGACACGTTTCCTCTGATGGGAGGCTCCGGGACCATCCTGGGCATG GCCCTGAAGAGCCATGACCACAGCACCAAGCCCCTCTATGTCTCTGTGGGCCACAAGGTGAGCCTGGAGGCAGCTGTGCGCCTGACCCGAGGGTGCTGCAAGTTCCGGATTCCAGAGCCTGTGCGGCAG GCCGACATCCGCTCCCGAGACTACATCCGCAGGACCCTGGGAGTCCCCAGGGCCCCCACTCCAGGACAAGAGAG GAGCCAGAAGGCGCAGAACCCAAGGGGAGTGTGCCCCAAGGGAGGCTCAGAAGAGGCCACAGGTGAAGGCAGGCCTCCCGAGGGCCACAGCACCCAGGAGTCGCGGGACAAGGGCACGGGTGGAGCAAAGCTGGACGCCACGAAGACAGGCTGCCCCGCGTCCCCTGTTCGGCAGTAG
- the ENDOV gene encoding endonuclease V isoform X3, producing MAREAAGRPPEETLLLWKREQAQLKARVVDRDTEAWQRDPAFSGLQRVGGVDVSFVKGDSVNACASLVVLSYPELEVVYEDCRMVSLTAPYMSGFLAFREVPFLVDAVRRLQEREPHLMPQVLLVDGNGVLHHRGFGVACHLGILTDLPCVGVAKKLLQVDGLENNALHKEKIRLLRAGGDTFPLMGGSGTILGMVSLEAAVRLTRGCCKFRIPEPVRQADIRSRDYIRRTLGVPRAPTPGQERSQKAQNPRGVCPKGGSEEATGEGRPPEGHSTQESRDKGTGGAKLDATKTGCPASPVRQ from the exons ATGGCCCGGGAGGCGGCGGGGCGGCCGCCGGAGGAAACCCTGTTGCTCTGGAAACG GGAGCAAGCCCAGCTGAAGGCCCGCGTCGTGGACCGGGACACGGAGGCGTGGCAGCGGGACCCTGCCTTCTCGGGCCTGCAGAGGGTCGGGGGCGTGGATGTGTCCTTTGTGAAGGGCGACAGTGTCAACGCGTGTGCCTCCCTGGTGGTGCTCAGCTACCCCGAGCTGGAG GTGGTGTACGAGGACTGCCGGATGGTTAGCCTGACGGCTCCCTACATGTCAGGCTTCCTGGCCTTCCGAGAGGTGCCCTTCCTGGTGGACGCAGTGCGGCGGCTGCAGGAGAGGGAGCCTCACCTCATGCCCCAG GTCCTTCTTGTGGATGGAAACGGTGTGCTCCACCACCGAG GCTTTGGGGTGGCCTGCCACCTCGGCATCCTCACAGACCTGCCCTGTGTCGGGGTGGCCAAGAAACTGCTGCAGGTGGATGGGCTGGAGAACAACGCCCTGCACAAGGAGAAG ATACGACTTCTACGAGCTGGGGGAGACACGTTTCCTCTGATGGGAGGCTCCGGGACCATCCTGGGCATG GTGAGCCTGGAGGCAGCTGTGCGCCTGACCCGAGGGTGCTGCAAGTTCCGGATTCCAGAGCCTGTGCGGCAG GCCGACATCCGCTCCCGAGACTACATCCGCAGGACCCTGGGAGTCCCCAGGGCCCCCACTCCAGGACAAGAGAG GAGCCAGAAGGCGCAGAACCCAAGGGGAGTGTGCCCCAAGGGAGGCTCAGAAGAGGCCACAGGTGAAGGCAGGCCTCCCGAGGGCCACAGCACCCAGGAGTCGCGGGACAAGGGCACGGGTGGAGCAAAGCTGGACGCCACGAAGACAGGCTGCCCCGCGTCCCCTGTTCGGCAGTAG
- the ENDOV gene encoding endonuclease V isoform X5: MAREAAGRPPEETLLLWKREQAQLKARVVDRDTEAWQRDPAFSGLQRVGGVDVSFVKGDSVNACASLVVLSYPELEVLLVDGNGVLHHRGFGVACHLGILTDLPCVGVAKKLLQVDGLENNALHKEKIRLLRAGGDTFPLMGGSGTILGMALKSHDHSTKPLYVSVGHKVSLEAAVRLTRGCCKFRIPEPVRQADIRSRDYIRRTLGVPRAPTPGQERSQKAQNPRGVCPKGGSEEATGEGRPPEGHSTQESRDKGTGGAKLDATKTGCPASPVRQ; the protein is encoded by the exons ATGGCCCGGGAGGCGGCGGGGCGGCCGCCGGAGGAAACCCTGTTGCTCTGGAAACG GGAGCAAGCCCAGCTGAAGGCCCGCGTCGTGGACCGGGACACGGAGGCGTGGCAGCGGGACCCTGCCTTCTCGGGCCTGCAGAGGGTCGGGGGCGTGGATGTGTCCTTTGTGAAGGGCGACAGTGTCAACGCGTGTGCCTCCCTGGTGGTGCTCAGCTACCCCGAGCTGGAG GTCCTTCTTGTGGATGGAAACGGTGTGCTCCACCACCGAG GCTTTGGGGTGGCCTGCCACCTCGGCATCCTCACAGACCTGCCCTGTGTCGGGGTGGCCAAGAAACTGCTGCAGGTGGATGGGCTGGAGAACAACGCCCTGCACAAGGAGAAG ATACGACTTCTACGAGCTGGGGGAGACACGTTTCCTCTGATGGGAGGCTCCGGGACCATCCTGGGCATG GCCCTGAAGAGCCATGACCACAGCACCAAGCCCCTCTATGTCTCTGTGGGCCACAAGGTGAGCCTGGAGGCAGCTGTGCGCCTGACCCGAGGGTGCTGCAAGTTCCGGATTCCAGAGCCTGTGCGGCAG GCCGACATCCGCTCCCGAGACTACATCCGCAGGACCCTGGGAGTCCCCAGGGCCCCCACTCCAGGACAAGAGAG GAGCCAGAAGGCGCAGAACCCAAGGGGAGTGTGCCCCAAGGGAGGCTCAGAAGAGGCCACAGGTGAAGGCAGGCCTCCCGAGGGCCACAGCACCCAGGAGTCGCGGGACAAGGGCACGGGTGGAGCAAAGCTGGACGCCACGAAGACAGGCTGCCCCGCGTCCCCTGTTCGGCAGTAG
- the ENDOV gene encoding endonuclease V isoform X6, which translates to MAREAAGRPPEETLLLWKREQAQLKARVVDRDTEAWQRDPAFSGLQRVGGVDVSFVKGDSVNACASLVVLSYPELEVVYEDCRMVSLTAPYMSGFLAFREVPFLVDAVRRLQEREPHLMPQAGPSCGWKRCAPPPRLWGGLPPRHPHRPALCRGGQETAAGGWAGEQRPAQGEDTTSTSWGRHVSSDGRLRDHPGHGEPGGSCAPDPRVLQVPDSRACAAGRHPLPRLHPQDPGSPQGPHSRTREEPEGAEPKGSVPQGRLRRGHR; encoded by the exons ATGGCCCGGGAGGCGGCGGGGCGGCCGCCGGAGGAAACCCTGTTGCTCTGGAAACG GGAGCAAGCCCAGCTGAAGGCCCGCGTCGTGGACCGGGACACGGAGGCGTGGCAGCGGGACCCTGCCTTCTCGGGCCTGCAGAGGGTCGGGGGCGTGGATGTGTCCTTTGTGAAGGGCGACAGTGTCAACGCGTGTGCCTCCCTGGTGGTGCTCAGCTACCCCGAGCTGGAG GTGGTGTACGAGGACTGCCGGATGGTTAGCCTGACGGCTCCCTACATGTCAGGCTTCCTGGCCTTCCGAGAGGTGCCCTTCCTGGTGGACGCAGTGCGGCGGCTGCAGGAGAGGGAGCCTCACCTCATGCCCCAGGCAG GTCCTTCTTGTGGATGGAAACGGTGTGCTCCACCACCGAG GCTTTGGGGTGGCCTGCCACCTCGGCATCCTCACAGACCTGCCCTGTGTCGGGGTGGCCAAGAAACTGCTGCAGGTGGATGGGCTGGAGAACAACGCCCTGCACAAGGAGAAG ATACGACTTCTACGAGCTGGGGGAGACACGTTTCCTCTGATGGGAGGCTCCGGGACCATCCTGGGCATG GTGAGCCTGGAGGCAGCTGTGCGCCTGACCCGAGGGTGCTGCAAGTTCCGGATTCCAGAGCCTGTGCGGCAG GCCGACATCCGCTCCCGAGACTACATCCGCAGGACCCTGGGAGTCCCCAGGGCCCCCACTCCAGGACAAGAGAG GAGCCAGAAGGCGCAGAACCCAAGGGGAGTGTGCCCCAAGGGAGGCTCAGAAGAGGCCACAGGTGA
- the ENDOV gene encoding endonuclease V isoform X2, whose protein sequence is MAREAAGRPPEETLLLWKREQAQLKARVVDRDTEAWQRDPAFSGLQRVGGVDVSFVKGDSVNACASLVVLSYPELEASWPSERCPSWWTQCGGCRRGSLTSCPRQVLLVDGNGVLHHRGFGVACHLGILTDLPCVGVAKKLLQVDGLENNALHKEKIRLLRAGGDTFPLMGGSGTILGMALKSHDHSTKPLYVSVGHKVSLEAAVRLTRGCCKFRIPEPVRQADIRSRDYIRRTLGVPRAPTPGQERSQKAQNPRGVCPKGGSEEATGEGRPPEGHSTQESRDKGTGGAKLDATKTGCPASPVRQ, encoded by the exons ATGGCCCGGGAGGCGGCGGGGCGGCCGCCGGAGGAAACCCTGTTGCTCTGGAAACG GGAGCAAGCCCAGCTGAAGGCCCGCGTCGTGGACCGGGACACGGAGGCGTGGCAGCGGGACCCTGCCTTCTCGGGCCTGCAGAGGGTCGGGGGCGTGGATGTGTCCTTTGTGAAGGGCGACAGTGTCAACGCGTGTGCCTCCCTGGTGGTGCTCAGCTACCCCGAGCTGGAG GCTTCCTGGCCTTCCGAGAGGTGCCCTTCCTGGTGGACGCAGTGCGGCGGCTGCAGGAGAGGGAGCCTCACCTCATGCCCCAGGCAG GTCCTTCTTGTGGATGGAAACGGTGTGCTCCACCACCGAG GCTTTGGGGTGGCCTGCCACCTCGGCATCCTCACAGACCTGCCCTGTGTCGGGGTGGCCAAGAAACTGCTGCAGGTGGATGGGCTGGAGAACAACGCCCTGCACAAGGAGAAG ATACGACTTCTACGAGCTGGGGGAGACACGTTTCCTCTGATGGGAGGCTCCGGGACCATCCTGGGCATG GCCCTGAAGAGCCATGACCACAGCACCAAGCCCCTCTATGTCTCTGTGGGCCACAAGGTGAGCCTGGAGGCAGCTGTGCGCCTGACCCGAGGGTGCTGCAAGTTCCGGATTCCAGAGCCTGTGCGGCAG GCCGACATCCGCTCCCGAGACTACATCCGCAGGACCCTGGGAGTCCCCAGGGCCCCCACTCCAGGACAAGAGAG GAGCCAGAAGGCGCAGAACCCAAGGGGAGTGTGCCCCAAGGGAGGCTCAGAAGAGGCCACAGGTGAAGGCAGGCCTCCCGAGGGCCACAGCACCCAGGAGTCGCGGGACAAGGGCACGGGTGGAGCAAAGCTGGACGCCACGAAGACAGGCTGCCCCGCGTCCCCTGTTCGGCAGTAG